In one window of Primulina tabacum isolate GXHZ01 chromosome 8, ASM2559414v2, whole genome shotgun sequence DNA:
- the LOC142552903 gene encoding uncharacterized protein LOC142552903 yields the protein MASLTLKLSSSLFLSKPTSPALSTSSTTSFTLPSSFFIPRKLSIRRGKIAVIRAQSVDSPGNADDNDLESSPAAGDSKFPNGTLPKNRKEILLEYVQTVQPEFMELFTKRAPQQVVDAMRQTVTNMIGTLPPQFFAVTVTTVAENLAQLMYSVLMTGYMFRNAQYRLELQQSLEQVALPEPQEKKDVPDYSPGTQKKVTGEVIRWNNISGPEKIDAVKYIELLEAEIEELNRQVAQKSTNEQNELMEYLKSLEPQNLKELTSTAGEDAVLAMNTFVRRLLAVSDPSQMKTSVTETSAPELAKLLYWLMVVGYGIRNIEVRFDMERVLGAPPKLAELPPGENI from the exons ATGGCGTCTTTAACGTTGAAGCTTTCCTCTTCTTTGTTCTTATCAAAACCCACTTCCCCTGCACTCTCTACCTCCTCCACGACGTCGTTTACTCTGCCCTCTTCCTTCTTCATCCCTAGGAAATTGTCGATCCGCAGAGGGAAGATAGCCGTCATCAGAGCTCAATCTGTTGATTCTCCTGGAAATGCCGATGACAATGACCTCGAGAGTTCCCCTGCCGCCGGTGATTCCAAATTTCCCAATGGGACTCTG CCGAAGAACAGGAAAGAGATTTTGTTGGAGTACGTGCAAACTGTGCAGCCCGAATTTATGGAGTTATTTACCAAAAGGGCTCCTCAGCAG GTAGTTGATGCCATGCGTCAAACAGTGACGAATATGATTGGTACTCTTCCCCCACAATTTTTTGCTGTGACAGTAACCACT GTCGCTGAAAATCTGGCACAGTTAATGTATAGTGTCTTGATGACTGGATATATGTTTAGGAACGCTCAATACCGGTTGGAATTGCAACAAAGCCTGGAACAAGTTGCTCTTCCCGAGCCACAAGAGAAAAAG GATGTGCCAGATTATTCCCCAGGTACACAGAAAAAAGTGACTGGTGAAGTTATAAGGTGGAACAATATTTCAGGTCCAGAAAAGATTGATGCAGTAAAATATATTGAACTACTTGAAGCGGAAATCGAGGAACTAAATCGACAAGTGGCTCAAAAATCTACAAATGAGCAAAATGAACTGATGGAATATCTGAAATCTCTTGAGCCTCAAAATCTGAAG GAGCTGACCAGTACTGCGGGCGAGGATGCTGTGCTGGCGATGAACACATTCGTAAGACGACTATTGGCTGTCTCTGATCCAAGTCAAATGAAG ACTAGTGTGACAGAGACGAGTGCTCCAGAACTCGCCAAGTTGCTTTACTGGCTTATGGTGGTTGGTTATGGTATCCGGAATATTGAAGTTCGTTTCGACATGGAACGTGTTCTTGGTGCTCCACCAAAACTTGCAGAGCTCCCCCCAGGTGAAAACATCTAA